Within Bradymonas sediminis, the genomic segment CGTCATCGGGTCGACCTCGATGACCGTCGAGGCCGAAGTCGCCGGGGCGCTGAGCGAAGTCCTGGGGCGGCTGGGCTTTGAGAAATTTCGGATTCATATCAACCATCGCCAGCTGCTCGACGCGATGCTCGACAACGCGGGCGTGCCGGCGAAGCTTCGCCAGGATGCGCTGGTCGCCATCGATAAGATGGATAAGATCGGGGTCGAAGGCGTGGTCAAAGAGCTCAATGAGCGCGGGCTCTCACAGTCCGCGATCGACGGCTTGATGCCGCTATTGGAGCAGGCCGCCGAGCCGGCTGCCCAGGTCGGAGAGTTCGATAATGAGGCGACGCTGGCGGCGCTCGAGGCCCAGGTCGGGCATCTCGAATCCGGGCAGACGGCGCTGCGGGAGTTGAGAAATGTGCTGGCGTTCGCCTCGGCGGGGCCGGCCGCAGACCACCTCTATTTGGACCCGTCGCTGGCGCGCGGGCTCTCGTATTATACGGGGCCGATCTTCGAGATTCGCAGCGATGACTTCGCCGGAAGCCTCGGCGGCGGCGGTCGCTACGACGACCTCATCGGCATGTTTAGCAAGCGCAGCATGCCGGCGTGTGGGTTCTCGCTGGGGATCGAGCGTATCCTGGTGTTGCTTGAGGAGCGCGGGTTTATGGCGGAGCAGAGCGCCGGCGCAGACGTGCTGGTGACCCTGTGGAATGACGACTTTACGCCCAATAGCTTCCGCCTGCTCAATGAGTTTCGCCAGGCGGGGCTTCGCGCGGATCTCTACCCAGATAACGACCGCATGGGCAAGCAATTCGGCTACGCCGACGAGCGCAGCATCCCATTCGTCGCGATCCTCGCCCCCGATGAATTGGAGCAGGGCGTGGTGGCGATCAAAGATATGAAGTCCGGCGAGCAGGAAAAGGTCGCTCGCGCGGACGTATCGGAGTGGATTCGGGCGCGGCTGGCCGAATAATCAATCAGCCGAAGAGATCGCCCAGCTCGTCGAGCCCATCGGCGAGCTGCTCGCCGGCCTGCTGGGCGTTGGCGGCGCGGGTGTCTAGGGCGCGCGGCCAGGCGAGCAACTCCTCCAGCAGCAACTCCTCAATCGTGTCGACGGTGCTCGGGCCAATGCCCCGCGCGTTTTGCAGCGTGGTCCGCGACATCGGCAAATCCCCGAGCGTGAACACCTCTTTTTCTTCCCCCTCATTCCACTCAATCATCGCCTGCTCGAGCTTTTTTAGGCGGCCTTTAAGCGGCGCCAAAAAGTCGCGAACGGGGCGCGCCTCGATCGTGTCTGCGAAGAGGTCGCGGGCGACCTTGCGCGCCTCCGAGTAGTCGGGCAGGCGCAGATTATACCCTTTTAAATGATGGGCGGCGCGCGGCTTTTTGGCGGCCGGGTTCTTTGGGGCGTCGGTGTCTTCGCGAAGCGCGCGCTGGGCTTTGATCAGGCTGACCCAGCGCATGCGGGCGAGGTGGCGGGTGACGCTATCCTCGAACTCTTGTTGCAGTTGTTTGTGGCGATCCTCGAGTGATTTTCGCGCGCGAGAGATCGGGATATGCGGCTTAAGTTGCGTCTTCTCAAGCCACTCGTCGCCCAGGTCGAGTAACTCGATCGGCTGGCTGGGCAGCGGGGGGAATTCGCTCAGATCTATCTCCAGATCGTGGTCGACGTTCAACCAATCCAGGAGGTCTTCGTCACTGGCGATGCGCCGAAGCGACTCAAGCTCGACGGAGTCGCTGCTATAATAATTGACGCGCTGCTCGACGGAGTAGCGCATAAAGTCAAACCACTCCAATAGCTCGGCGCGCTCCGCCTCGCCGCAGGCCTGCGCGATCTTAATGTGCCAGAGATGCTTGTCCGGCCCGGAGGCCAGCGCGATGCGCCGGGTTAGCTCCGTGAAAAAGCGCTCGGGGAAGGTCTGGCGAAGGCGGACCGGTAAGAAATAGAATTTATCGAGGCCGCAGAGCCCGTAGTCTGGCGAGGTCAATTGCGTGAGGATATCGCGCTCATAATCATCGCGCATGAATTCGAATTTCCGGGGGCTGACCTCGCCGTGCCACCCGCGGCGCGCCTCGACGCGCTTGAGGCGCGCGCCTGCTTGAGGGGGCATCTCCATCGAGAAGATCAGGGCCGCGCACCCGGCTAAATTCTCTTGAAGGCTGGCGGAGTTAGCGATCTGCAGGCGGTCGAGATCGACCAGCCATCCGGCGCGGATATCGCCGAGCTTGGCGCTGACGGGAATGCCGTCGGTGTCGGTGATGACGCGCACGCGGGAGGGCGAATAGGTCGGGGCGTCATTCGCGTTCTCATCGCGGTCGGGCAGGCCGATCGCTCGCCATGAGAAGCCGTCGCGCCCGTCGGAGTCATCGCCCACGCATTCCCAGGCGGCGAAGGGCGAGGCCATGATTTGCTCGCGCATCGCGCGCATATCCTGGCGCACCAGATAGTGAAATTGGCGCACGAAGACGCGGCGTTTTCCGAGCACGCTGTCGGCGGCGAAGAACGCGTAATTGCTCAAGAAATGATGCGCCACCGAGTTCGAACGCAGGTGCGGCGCGACCCGCAGGGTCGCCACCACGCGCCGAAGCGTGTCAATGCCGAGCTCCTGCGCGGCGGTGTTATAGGCGTTCACGCAATGGCGGCGCAGCACGCCGGTCATTTGAATCGTGGTGTTAAGCGCGACGTTTTTTGATGTGTTTTTCCAGCGACTCATCGCGAAAAGATCTCGTGTTCGGGGCAGATTTCGCGCAGTGTTTCCCAGGGATTCTCGGCATCGCGCACATAATCAAGGGTGAATGGGAGCATCCATTCGGTGACGAATTCGGGCGGGTTCGCGCTGAGCACCAGCTTGCGCAGCAGGCGCTCGGCGGTCGGATACCAGCGCGCCGCCTCGCCATCCCAGCGCACCTCGACGCGGCGGGTCTCGGTGTCTTCGCCGTTGCGGATAAACTCCAACTCCTCGGCCAATATTTGCTCGAAGATCTCTTCGGAGACCCGGCCATGCGCGGCCTCGGCCCACAGCTCCCAGCGCGAGCGCTCGGTGGTGGCCAGGTCGTCCATAATGCGCACGAAGACGTCTTTGCCGCGCGCGTTTTTCTTGGTCGCCGGCAGCGCCACGCAGCCGTTCCCGCGCAGCCAATCCGCCAGGTATTGGACCGCCTGGAAGATATTATAGCGGACCTCGCGCGGGTCGTGATTCTCCATGACGTCGGACTTCTCGATGGAGGCGGCCAGGACCGCGCGCAGATAATTCGGGTCATCCTCGCGCAGGCCGTCGACATCGTCACCGAAGACAAATTCGAGCAGGGCGCTGCGCTCGACGGCGTCCGGGACCAGCTCGGCGATAAGGCGCTCAAGGACATCCGCGTCGCCTTCGCTATCCCAGCGGCGAAACGCCTCGACCAGCGCGATGCCGGTGCGCACAAAGTCGGGATGGGCGACCCAGAAGCCGTCCAGCCCGCGTTTGAGCTGAGTGACCACGTCCTTGATATAGCCGACCATGCTGACCTCGAAGGAGGCCGGGTTGCCGGATTCGTAGAGCACCCCGTACATCCCGCCGATGGCGATCGCGTTGATGGGCGCCAGCGCGCTGACCAGGATCTCGTGGGACTCCTTAATATGGTTGATGACGATATCGGGGTCGGCCTTGATCGGGATGCGGTAGCGCGGGTCGTTGCGCAACAGGCGCGCGGTCGATGCCAAAAAGTCGTGCCAGCCGAGGCTTCCGCCCAGGAAATAGGGTTGCAGGGCCTCGGCCATCTCGCGGATGCGAAAGATCGCGCGCGGGTTCTCGAAGACCACGAAGAGGCGGATATTGCCGGGGCGGTATTCGGGGTGCAGCTCGACGAGCATCCGCTCGGCCTCGGCGATCATCGTCTTAATATAGGCGGCCTCTTCTTCGTTCTCGAGCTTCGGCAGATAGAAGACCAGGGCTTCTTCGAGGCGCCAATTGAAATAGAGGTGCAGGGCGAAGTCGAAGAGGTGCAGCGGCAGCGGGTTGCCGTCGAGCAGGTGGTTTCCGTCGGGCAGGGCGAGGCCGGGGATGCGCTTGATGGGGTTGGAAAGATGCTCTTTTTGAAGGGAGTAAGTTTTTGTTTTTGCGGGGTTTTTCGCGTCTTCTTGGGTGAAGGAGAGGGTCTTCTCGAAGCAGGCGCTCAGGTTATTCGTGGCGCGCAAAAAGTCGCGCATGATCGGCGTTTTGGAGTCCTCGTTATCGGCGCCCCAGCGCGGGTTTGCCCCCGATGCCTCGACCAATTCGGCCACCAACGCCGACTCGCCGGGCAGGCGGCGGTGCCAGGCGTTCATCGCGTTGATCGACATCTTCTCGGTGTCGGGCGGGCCGAAGAGCGTGACCTGCATGCCCTTTAGAAAGTCGGGGGTCTCTACTTTGGTGCGCGGCGTTGAGGCAGAACCCGGGAGCGGTCCGATCACGATGCGGCCGCTGGCGTCCACATGCCCAAGCGGCGTCTTATACTCGGGCGATAAATAATCGAGCGCGGCGTTGGTTTCGACCGCGGCGGCCACGATCTTGTCGATGAAGTCGCGATCCGCGCGGCGTTGCTCGAGCACCCGGCGAAGCTCGGCGCGGGTGCGTCGGTATAATTCGCAGACGAAATTAAGCGCCTCGGCTGACTCCAATTTCGGGAACGACTCCACCAATCCCGGCGCGACTTTGAGGCCGGGGACCCCGTCCACCGACTCGCCATTGTCTTCGAGTTTTTGGAGGAGCGCGGCGGGCAGATAGTCTAAATAATAGGGGATATCATATGCGTTCATGCTGGAGTCGTCCGTCATAAGAGCTCGTAATTATTGCGAATTTTTGGCGCTGAATATTTTAGTCGTTAGGGCTTGCTTTAGGGTTGCTTGCGTTGGGCGACCTGGCGCGCGGCCTCGTCGACCGACAACAGGTCTTCGTTAAGCAATTCATCATCGAATTGGGCGGCGTCGAGCTGGGCCTCGTCCAAGAGGGCGTCGAATTCGGCGGCGACCTCGTCTTCATCGTTCAACAGGTCCTCGCCGTCGGCCTGGGGAGAGTCGGCGAAGTCCGCGAAGAGATAGACCTCTTGCCCTGCCGAGGTCATCTTTTGCTCGCAGACGCCTTCGACATAAAACGCGTCGAGGATGTCGCGGGCCGCCTCGGTGCTCAGGCGGCATTCGAGCGCCGCCTCGCTCACCGTGATTTGGCCGGCGCGGGCCTGCGCGACGCGCAGGATGCCGCGCGCGCCGGGGCTGGCGAGCAGGTCGGCGCGCGATACGGTGAACTCCGGTCTGCGCAGGGCGCTGCGCACCATCAAGCCGGCCAGGAAGAAACCCACCAGGCTCATGGCGGCGCCCAAAATGCTCACCAGGCTCAGGCCGGCGCTCATCCATTGGGAGATCGCCGCGCCGATGATGGTGAGGCTGACCATCGTGATGAGCAAAGCGATAAACGCCAGCCCGAGCCGTCGCATGGCTTCGGTCGGGTCTGGCTCGTTTTGAGAACTGCGTGGTGACATGATGATCGTGGCAATGTTTGGGAGCAATGGACCCGGCCACCATAGCATAACTTCGCGTCATCGCATCCAGCGCATTTTTGGGCGCGGGGTCGCGCCGTATTGGCTCAGGCGAAGACGCCGGGGGATGC encodes:
- the hisS gene encoding histidine--tRNA ligase — encoded protein: MRDFLPAQARRRNHVFGIIREVYESYGFEPLETPSMERLSTLLGKYGDEGDQLVFKVMKRGNKFEKARNRCQGGEDLSEVDFADMGLRYDLTVPLARIVAQYQNDLPAIFKRYQMAPVWRADRPQRGRFREFYQCDVDVIGSTSMTVEAEVAGALSEVLGRLGFEKFRIHINHRQLLDAMLDNAGVPAKLRQDALVAIDKMDKIGVEGVVKELNERGLSQSAIDGLMPLLEQAAEPAAQVGEFDNEATLAALEAQVGHLESGQTALRELRNVLAFASAGPAADHLYLDPSLARGLSYYTGPIFEIRSDDFAGSLGGGGRYDDLIGMFSKRSMPACGFSLGIERILVLLEERGFMAEQSAGADVLVTLWNDDFTPNSFRLLNEFRQAGLRADLYPDNDRMGKQFGYADERSIPFVAILAPDELEQGVVAIKDMKSGEQEKVARADVSEWIRARLAE